From Halotia branconii CENA392, the proteins below share one genomic window:
- a CDS encoding GNAT family N-acetyltransferase: MNNLIIKIAKLPEDFPAIAAIRKSVFQEEQKVDPALEFDGKDEISNHLIAYLDQQAVGTARIRYLDDNTAKIERLAVLSVARRQGIGKKMTELALEIIANQNIPEVVVHAQVYIKNLYKQLDFIETGETFTEADILHIKMRKKLNIYK; the protein is encoded by the coding sequence ATGAATAATTTAATTATAAAAATAGCTAAATTACCTGAAGACTTTCCAGCGATCGCAGCAATTAGAAAATCAGTTTTTCAAGAAGAACAAAAAGTAGACCCTGCTTTAGAATTTGATGGCAAAGATGAGATATCTAACCATTTGATTGCTTATTTAGATCAACAAGCTGTGGGTACTGCTAGAATTAGATATTTGGATGATAATACTGCCAAGATAGAAAGGCTAGCTGTTTTATCTGTAGCTAGAAGACAAGGTATAGGTAAGAAAATGACGGAATTAGCACTTGAAATTATCGCAAATCAAAATATTCCTGAAGTTGTAGTTCATGCCCAAGTATATATTAAAAATTTATACAAACAGTTGGATTTTATAGAAACAGGAGAAACGTTTACAGAAGCTGATATTTTGCATATAAAAATGAGAAAAAAACTTAATATTTATAAGTGA